In Lutra lutra chromosome 6, mLutLut1.2, whole genome shotgun sequence, the following are encoded in one genomic region:
- the ZNF165 gene encoding zinc finger protein 165 isoform X2: MAAAFLPPAPEEPEGLFKVNKKEGPAKVQGSGPQGSSPKSQELFRQRFRQFCYKETPGPREALSQLWVFCCEWLRPEIHSKEQMLDLLVLEQFLTILPEELQTWVQEHHPESGEEAVAMLEDLEKELDEPGQQELLSGTPAPLDPATEARYLQPQPMEIQDPQHQQDCDDVIRIEKEELIQKQKFTIDMESPKKSSGQMNGKAPECGETQEHEGGTKRYQRNTSAERRYKCDECGRRFTQNSSLIRHKRIHTGERPYSCNVCGKSFIQSSQLIDHQRLHNRLKPYQCDECGKAFYYSSHLVQHQRTHTGEKPFQCSECGKAFHYSSGLVRHQRTHTGEKPYQCGDCGKAFCLSSHLIQHQRVHTGEKPYQCSECGKSFSQSSGLFHHQRIHSGEKPYECDECGKAFSHSSALVGHLRIHSGERPYECDVCGKAFSYSSHLLGHRRIHTGEKPYECDVCGKAFRRSSHLIVHQRVHAGEKPW, from the exons ATGGCTGCAGCGTTCCTTCCACCGGCTCCTGAAGAGCCAGAAGGGCTcttcaaagtaaacaaaaaagaaggTCCTGCCAAGGTTCAGGGATCTGGCCCACAGGGCAGCAGCCCAAAGAGCCAGGAGTTATTCCGCCAGCGCTTCCGACAGTTCTGCTATAAGGAGACTCCTGGACCCCGTGAGGCCTTGAGCCAACTCTGGGTATTCTGCTGTGAGTGGTTAAGGCCTGAGATACACAGCAAGGAGCAGATGTTGGACCTGCTGGTGCTGGAGCAGTTCCTCACCATCTTGCCTGAGGAGCTCCAGACCTGGGTCCAAGAGCATCAcccagagagtggggaggaggccgTGGCTATGCTGGAAGATCTGGAGAAGGAATTGGATGAACCAGGCCAACAG GAACTGCTTTCTGGGACACCGGCACCTCTGGATCCAGCTACGGAAGCAAGGTATCTCCAGCCTCAACCCATGGAGATCCAGGACCCTCAACACCAACAGGATTGTG ATGATGTGATCAGAATTGAGAAAGAAGAACTGATTCAAAAGCAGAAGTTTACTATAGATATGGAGTCTCCCAAAAAGTCATCTGGCCAAATGAATGGAAAGGCCCCTGAATGTGGAGAAACCCAAGAACATGAAGGAGGGACAAAAAGATATCAGAGAAACACTTCAGCTGAGAGAAGATATAAGTGTGATGAATGTGGGAGAAGATTCACTCAAAACTCAAGCCTCATTAGACATAAAAGAATCCACACTGGAGAAAGACCCTATTCATGTAATGTGTGTGGCAAAAGTTTCATCCAGAGCTCACAGCTTATTGACCATCAGAGACTACATAATCGGTTAAAACCGTATCAGTGTGATGAGTGTGGAAAAGCCTTTTATTACAGTTCACACCTTGTTCAACATCAGAGGACccatactggagaaaaaccttTCCAATGCAGTGAGTGTGGGAAAGCTTTTCACTACAGCTCAGGCCTTGTCCGACACCAAAGGAcccacacaggagagaagccgTACCAGTGTGGTGACTGTGGGAAGGCTTTCTGTCTGAGCTCACATCTGATTCAGCATCAGAGAGTCCATACCGGAGAGAAGCCGTACCAGTGCAGTGAGTGTGGGAAAAGCTTCAGCCAAAGCTCAGGCCTCTTCCATCACCAGAGAATCCACAGTGGGGAGAAACCCTATGAGTGTGAcgagtgtgggaaggccttcagtCACAGCTCGGCTCTGGTGGGACACCTGCGCATCCACAGCGGAGAGAGGCCTTATGAGTGCGATGTGTGCGGGAAAGCTTTTAGTTACAGCTCACATCTTCTGGGACACCGACGaatccacactggagagaaaccctatgagtgTGACGTTTGTGGGAAAGCTTTCCGGCGCAGCTCACACCTCATTGTACATCAGCGAGTCCACGCTGGAGAGAAGCCCTGGTGA
- the ZNF165 gene encoding zinc finger protein 165 isoform X1, with translation MAAAFLPPAPEEPEGLFKVNKKEGPAKVQGSGPQGSSPKSQELFRQRFRQFCYKETPGPREALSQLWVFCCEWLRPEIHSKEQMLDLLVLEQFLTILPEELQTWVQEHHPESGEEAVAMLEDLEKELDEPGQQVSTQTCAQELLSGTPAPLDPATEARYLQPQPMEIQDPQHQQDCDDVIRIEKEELIQKQKFTIDMESPKKSSGQMNGKAPECGETQEHEGGTKRYQRNTSAERRYKCDECGRRFTQNSSLIRHKRIHTGERPYSCNVCGKSFIQSSQLIDHQRLHNRLKPYQCDECGKAFYYSSHLVQHQRTHTGEKPFQCSECGKAFHYSSGLVRHQRTHTGEKPYQCGDCGKAFCLSSHLIQHQRVHTGEKPYQCSECGKSFSQSSGLFHHQRIHSGEKPYECDECGKAFSHSSALVGHLRIHSGERPYECDVCGKAFSYSSHLLGHRRIHTGEKPYECDVCGKAFRRSSHLIVHQRVHAGEKPW, from the exons ATGGCTGCAGCGTTCCTTCCACCGGCTCCTGAAGAGCCAGAAGGGCTcttcaaagtaaacaaaaaagaaggTCCTGCCAAGGTTCAGGGATCTGGCCCACAGGGCAGCAGCCCAAAGAGCCAGGAGTTATTCCGCCAGCGCTTCCGACAGTTCTGCTATAAGGAGACTCCTGGACCCCGTGAGGCCTTGAGCCAACTCTGGGTATTCTGCTGTGAGTGGTTAAGGCCTGAGATACACAGCAAGGAGCAGATGTTGGACCTGCTGGTGCTGGAGCAGTTCCTCACCATCTTGCCTGAGGAGCTCCAGACCTGGGTCCAAGAGCATCAcccagagagtggggaggaggccgTGGCTATGCTGGAAGATCTGGAGAAGGAATTGGATGAACCAGGCCAACAG GTTTCAACCCAGACCTGTGCACAGGAACTGCTTTCTGGGACACCGGCACCTCTGGATCCAGCTACGGAAGCAAGGTATCTCCAGCCTCAACCCATGGAGATCCAGGACCCTCAACACCAACAGGATTGTG ATGATGTGATCAGAATTGAGAAAGAAGAACTGATTCAAAAGCAGAAGTTTACTATAGATATGGAGTCTCCCAAAAAGTCATCTGGCCAAATGAATGGAAAGGCCCCTGAATGTGGAGAAACCCAAGAACATGAAGGAGGGACAAAAAGATATCAGAGAAACACTTCAGCTGAGAGAAGATATAAGTGTGATGAATGTGGGAGAAGATTCACTCAAAACTCAAGCCTCATTAGACATAAAAGAATCCACACTGGAGAAAGACCCTATTCATGTAATGTGTGTGGCAAAAGTTTCATCCAGAGCTCACAGCTTATTGACCATCAGAGACTACATAATCGGTTAAAACCGTATCAGTGTGATGAGTGTGGAAAAGCCTTTTATTACAGTTCACACCTTGTTCAACATCAGAGGACccatactggagaaaaaccttTCCAATGCAGTGAGTGTGGGAAAGCTTTTCACTACAGCTCAGGCCTTGTCCGACACCAAAGGAcccacacaggagagaagccgTACCAGTGTGGTGACTGTGGGAAGGCTTTCTGTCTGAGCTCACATCTGATTCAGCATCAGAGAGTCCATACCGGAGAGAAGCCGTACCAGTGCAGTGAGTGTGGGAAAAGCTTCAGCCAAAGCTCAGGCCTCTTCCATCACCAGAGAATCCACAGTGGGGAGAAACCCTATGAGTGTGAcgagtgtgggaaggccttcagtCACAGCTCGGCTCTGGTGGGACACCTGCGCATCCACAGCGGAGAGAGGCCTTATGAGTGCGATGTGTGCGGGAAAGCTTTTAGTTACAGCTCACATCTTCTGGGACACCGACGaatccacactggagagaaaccctatgagtgTGACGTTTGTGGGAAAGCTTTCCGGCGCAGCTCACACCTCATTGTACATCAGCGAGTCCACGCTGGAGAGAAGCCCTGGTGA
- the ZSCAN16 gene encoding zinc finger and SCAN domain-containing protein 16 isoform X3 has protein sequence MAAAPAPPGRGLAVVKAEDRRGGQDCVSQHCTPHRREVFRQHFRKLCYRDAPGPREALTQLWELCRQWLRPECHTKEQILDLLVLEQFLSILPGDLQAWVEAHHPRTGEEAVTVLEDLERELDEPRKQVPDNSERQDTLLGKLTPLGRPHDSLTAQLHPKKIEREQESGEPQRNDCQASAYR, from the exons ATGGCCGCAGCCCCGGCACCCCCCGGACGAGGGCTAGCAGTAGTGAAGGCCGAGGACCGTCGTGGCGGACAGGACTGCGTCTCACAGCACTGCACCCCTCACAGGAGGGAAGTCTTCCGGCAGCACTTCAGGAAGCTCTGCTACCGCGACGCGCCCGGTCCCCGGGAAGCCCTCACCCAGCTCTGGGAGCTCTGCCGCCAGTGGCTGCGGCCCGAGTGCCACACCAAGGAGCAGATTTTAGACCTGCTGGTGCTGGAGCAGTTCCTGAGCATCCTTCCCGGGGACCTGCAGGCCTGGGTAGAGGCGCACCACCCGAGGACGGGCGAGGAGGCCGTGACCGTGCTGGAGGACCTGGAGCGGGAGCTGGACGAGCCTCGGAAGCAG GTCCCAGACAATTCAGAAAGACAGGACACACTTTTGGGCAAGTTGACCCCCTTGGGAAGGCCCCATGACTCACTGACTGCGCAGCTCCATCCCAAGAAGATTGAGCGGGAGCAGGAATCTGGTGAGCCCCAGAGGAATG ATTGTCAAGCAAGTGCATACAGATGA
- the ZNF165 gene encoding zinc finger protein 165 isoform X3, which produces MTTESKKATAQKLQENEGLLIVKIEEEDFVWRQDTSLQRSDPFRQEFCRQLFRQFCYQDSAGPREALSRLRELCHQWLQPETHSKEQILELLVLEQFLTILPEELQAWVREHGPENGEDVVTLLEDLERGADEAVVQVPVHAHRQEILGKKVVPPGPALSVQLQPVDPKALRGSSAPLLLDGDNESENNGFMPKLDIYEKMESQRILSGRISGFISEGTAEPQNICKSAARLKKQWEKEAGGAQRPSSAQDGGFSKILTHKNTLTGSISHDGCERSLNLNSSELTHQKSCKHSTYDQSFKWNPDFIKHQRIYAGEKIHQYGTSLKSPNLIKHAAIFSGEKTHQCNECGKAFRHSSKLIRHQRIHTGERPYECNECGKGFGGSSDLIRHQRIHTGERPFECKECGRAFSLNSHLILHQRIHTREKPYECSECGKTFRVSSHLIRHLRIHTGEKPYECNECGRAFSQSSHLRQHQRIHKRENLYKCDECGRRFTQNSSLIRHKRIHTGERPYSCNVCGKSFIQSSQLIDHQRLHNRLKPYQCDECGKAFYYSSHLVQHQRTHTGEKPFQCSECGKAFHYSSGLVRHQRTHTGEKPYQCGDCGKAFCLSSHLIQHQRVHTGEKPYQCSECGKSFSQSSGLFHHQRIHSGEKPYECDECGKAFSHSSALVGHLRIHSGERPYECDVCGKAFSYSSHLLGHRRIHTGEKPYECDVCGKAFRRSSHLIVHQRVHAGEKPW; this is translated from the exons ATGACGACAGAATCAAAGAAAGCTACAGCTCAGAAACTTCAGGAGAATGAAGGGCTTCTCATAGTGAAGATAGAAGAGGAAGATTTTGTCTGGAGGCAGGACACTTCCCTCCAGAGAAGCGACCCCTTTAGGCAGGAGTTCTGCCGACAGCTTTTCAGGCAGTTCTGCTACCAAGATTCCGCTGGGCCCCGAGAGGCCCTGAGCCGGCTGCGGGAGCTCTGCCATCAGTGGCTGCAGCCCGAGACACACAGCAAGGAGCAGATCCTCGAGCTGCTGGTGCTGGAGCAGTTCCTGACCATCCTGCCTGAGGAGCTGCAGGCCTGGGTGCGGGAACATGGCCCAGAGAATGGAGAGGACGTGGTCACTCTACTGGAAGATTTGGAGAGAGGCGCTGATGAAGCAGTAGTCCAG GTTCCAGTCCATGCACACAGACAAGAGATACTCGGGAAGAAGGTGGTGCCTCCTGGACCAGCACTGAGTGTCCAGTTGCAGCCAGTGGACCCCAAGGCCCTTCGTGGTTCTTCAGCACCCCTTCTGCTGGACGGCG ataATGAGAGTGAAAACAATGGATTCATGCCAAAGTTGGACATTTATGaaaaaatggaatcacagagGATTCTATCAGGAAGAATTTCAGGATTCATTTCAGAAGGAACTGCTGAGCCTCAAAACATCTGTAAGTCTGCAGCCAGGCTAAAgaagcaatgggaaaaagaagcaGGGGGTGCTCAGAGACCATCATCTGCTCAGGATGGAGGTTTTAGTAAAATCCTTACCCACAAAAATACACTCACAGGTAGTATTAGCCATGATGGTTGTGAGAGAAGCTTAAACCTGAATTCAAGTGAATTGACACACCAGAAATCTTGTAAACACAGTACCTATGACCAAAGTTTCAAATGGAATCCAGATTTTATTAAGCATCAAAGAATTTATGCTGGAGAGAAAATTCACCAATATGGAACATCTCTCAAAAGCCCAAACCTTATTAAACATGCAGCAATTTTTAGTGGGGAGAAAACCCACcagtgtaatgaatgtgggaaagctttcagACACAGCTCAAAGCTTATCAGGCATCAGAGAATCCACACTGGAGAGAGGCCTTATGAATGTAATGAGTGTGGGAAAGGCTTTGGGGGGAGCTCAGATCTTATTAGAcaccagagaattcacactggagaaagacCCTTTGAATGCAAAGAATGTGGGAGAGCATTCAGCCTGAACTCACATCTTATCTtgcatcagagaattcacaccagagagaaaccctatgaatgtagtgaatgtgggaaaaccttcagAGTGAGTTCACACCTCATTCGACACCTGAGaatccacactggagagaaaccttatgaatgcaACGAGTGTGGGAGAGCCTTCAGTCAGAGTTCACACCTTCGTCAACACCAAAGAATTCACAAGAGGGAAAACCT ATATAAGTGTGATGAATGTGGGAGAAGATTCACTCAAAACTCAAGCCTCATTAGACATAAAAGAATCCACACTGGAGAAAGACCCTATTCATGTAATGTGTGTGGCAAAAGTTTCATCCAGAGCTCACAGCTTATTGACCATCAGAGACTACATAATCGGTTAAAACCGTATCAGTGTGATGAGTGTGGAAAAGCCTTTTATTACAGTTCACACCTTGTTCAACATCAGAGGACccatactggagaaaaaccttTCCAATGCAGTGAGTGTGGGAAAGCTTTTCACTACAGCTCAGGCCTTGTCCGACACCAAAGGAcccacacaggagagaagccgTACCAGTGTGGTGACTGTGGGAAGGCTTTCTGTCTGAGCTCACATCTGATTCAGCATCAGAGAGTCCATACCGGAGAGAAGCCGTACCAGTGCAGTGAGTGTGGGAAAAGCTTCAGCCAAAGCTCAGGCCTCTTCCATCACCAGAGAATCCACAGTGGGGAGAAACCCTATGAGTGTGAcgagtgtgggaaggccttcagtCACAGCTCGGCTCTGGTGGGACACCTGCGCATCCACAGCGGAGAGAGGCCTTATGAGTGCGATGTGTGCGGGAAAGCTTTTAGTTACAGCTCACATCTTCTGGGACACCGACGaatccacactggagagaaaccctatgagtgTGACGTTTGTGGGAAAGCTTTCCGGCGCAGCTCACACCTCATTGTACATCAGCGAGTCCACGCTGGAGAGAAGCCCTGGTGA